A single window of Nicotiana sylvestris chromosome 3, ASM39365v2, whole genome shotgun sequence DNA harbors:
- the LOC104248401 gene encoding hexokinase-1, producing MKKATVGAAVVGAATVCAVAAFIVNHRMRKSSKWARAMAILREFEEKCGTPDAKLKQVADAMTVEMHAGLASEGGSKLKMLITYVDNLPTGDEAGVFYALDLGGTNFRVLRVQLGGKDGGIVHQEFAEASIPPNLMVGTSEALFDYIAAELAKFVAEEEEKFQQPPGKQRELGFTFSFPVMQTSINSGTIMRWTKGFSIDDAVGQDVVGELTKAMKRKGVDMRVSALVNDTVGTLAGGKYTHNDVAVAVILGTGTNAAYVERVQAIPKWHGPVPKSGEMVINMEWGNFRSSHLPLTQYDHALDTNSLNPGDQIFEKMTSGMYLGEILRRVLLRVAEDAGIFGDEVPPKLKSPFVLRTPDMSAMHHDISSDLRVVGDKLKDILEISNTSLKTRRLVVELCNIVATRGARLAAAGILGILKKMGRDTPRQGGPEKTVVAMDGGLYEHYTEYRTCLENTLKELLGDELATSIVFEHSNDGSGIGAALLAASNSMYLEDKS from the exons ATGAAGAAAGCGACGGTGGGAGCCGCCGTGGTTGGCGCCGCTACGGTATGTGCTGTGGCGGCATTCATAGTGAACCACCGTATGCGCAAATCTAGTAAATGGGCACGTGCTATGGCTATTCTTCGTGAATTTGAGGAAAAGTGTGGGACCCCTGATGCTAAGCTCAAGCAAGTCGCTGATGCTATGACCGTCGAGATGCACGCTGGACTTGCCTCCGAAGGTGGTAGCAAGCTCAAGATGCTTATCACTTACGTCGATAATCTCCCCACCGG TGATGAAGCCGGCGTCTTTTATGCGTTGGATCTTGGTGGAACAAATTTTCGAGTATTGCGAGTGCAACTTGGTGGAAAAGATGGTGGTATTGTTCATCAAGAATTTGCGGAGGCATCAATTCCTCCAAATTTGATGGTCGGGACTTCAGAA GCACTTTTTGATTATATTGCGGCAGAACTTGCAAAATTTGTCGCTGAGGAAGAGGAAAAGTTTCAACAACCTCCTGGTAAGCAGAGAGAACTAGGTTTCACCTTCTCATTCCCGGTAATGCAGACTTCAATCAACTCTGGGACTATTATGAGGTGGACAAAGGGCTTCTCCATTGATGATGCG GTTGGCCAAGATGTTGTTGGAGAACTCACAAAAGCTATGAAAAGAAAAGGAGTTGATATGCGGGTCTCAGCTCTG GTGAATGATACTGTTGGGACGTTGGCTGGTGGTAAATATACACACAACGACGTAGCTGTTGCTGTTATCTTAGGTACAGGGACCAATGCAGCTTATGTGGAACGGGTGCAGGCGATTCCAAAGTGGCATGGTCCAGTGCCAAAATCTGGTGAAATG GTTATCAACATGGAATGGGGTAATTTTAGGTCATCCCATCTTCCCTTGACACAGTATGATCATGCGTTGGATACTAATAGTTTGAATCCTGGTGATCAG ATATTTGAGAAGATGACTTCTGGCATGTACTTGGGAGAAATTTTACGCAGAGTTCTACTCAGGGTGGCTGAAGATGCTGGCATTTTTGGTGATGAGGTCCCTCCAAAGCTCAAGAGTCCATTTGTATTGAG GACACCTGATATGTCTGCTATGCATCATGACATATCCTCTGATCTGAGAGTGGTTGGTGACAAGCTGAAGGATATTCTAGAG ATATCTAATACCTCCTTGAAGACAAGGAGATTAGTCGTTGAGCTGTGCAACATCGTTGCAACACGAGGGGCAAGGCTTGCAGCTGCAGGTATATTGGGAATCTTAAAGAAGATGGGAAGGGATACACCTAGGCAAGGTGGTCCAGAAAAGACGGTTGTAGCCATGGATGGCGGATTGTATGAGCACTATACAGAGTACAGAACGTGCTTAGAGAACACATTGAAGGAATTGCTTGGAGATGAATTGGCGACAAGCATTGTTTTCGAGCACTCCAATGATGGTTCTGGCATTGGTGCTGCTCTTCTTGCTGCCTCTAACTCAATGTACCTTGAAGATAAGTCCTAG
- the LOC104247642 gene encoding auxin-responsive protein IAA26-like, which translates to MEGYSRNEEKKLELRLGPPNGDWSREKDEALFPFGYNISTNNGSQVQQQKFSSFLQLQTTPQKQSVMAQESLQTAGCIKAVNDAEKKAFSPATKTGPVSHSAQKRTAPAPVVGWPPIRSFRKNIASSSSSLKPVTASQNVVPNKSDANKKPMEICQKGLFVKINMDGIPIGRKVDLKAYDSYDKLSSAVDELFRGLLAAQSDQSGGGKEKKEEGEKAITGLLDGSGEYTLVYEDNEGDRMLVGDVPWHMFVSTVKRLRVLKSSDLSTLTRGNKLT; encoded by the exons ATGGAGGGTTATTCAAGAAACGAGGAGAAAAAGCTGGAGTTAAGGCTTGGTCCGCCAAACGGAGACTGGTCTAGAGAAAAGGATGAAGCCCTTTTCCCTTTTGGTTACAATATCAGCACCAACAATGGAAGCCAAGTTCAGCAGCAAAagttttcttcatttcttcagctTCAAACAACGCCACAGAAACAGAGTGTGATGGCACAGGAATCATTACAGACAGCTGGTTGCATTAAAGCAGTAAATGATGCAGAAAAGAAGGCATTTTCACCAGCTACAAAAACAGGTCCTGTCTCCCACAGTGCTCAGAAAAG GACTGCACCAGCACCAGTGGTGGGTTGGCCTCCAATTCGTTCATTTAGGAAGAATATTGCAAGTAGCAGCAGCTCTTTGAAACCTGTGACTGCGTCACAAAATGTGGTCCCAAATAAGAGTGATGCCAACAAAAAACCAATGGAAATTTGTCAGAAAGGATTATTTGTTAAAATCAATATGGATGGTATTCCTATTGGAAGGAAAGTAGATCTCAAAGCTTATGACAGCTATGATAAACTCTCCTCTGCTGTTGATGAACTTTTTAGAGGCCTTCTTGCAG CTCAAAGTGATCAATCTGGTGGTGGGAAAGAGAAGAAGGAAGAAGGAGAGAAAGCGATAACTGGATTATTGGACGGAAGTGGCGAATATACGCTTGTTTATGAGGATAATGAAGGTGACAGAATGCTTGTTGGGGATGTCCCTTGGCA TATGTTTGTGTCTACTGTGAAAAGGCTGCGTGTGTTGAAAAGCTCAGACCTCTCAACACTTACTC GTGGAAATAAGCTGACCTGA